A portion of the Lysinibacillus timonensis genome contains these proteins:
- a CDS encoding cell wall metabolism sensor histidine kinase WalK — protein sequence MNLLKFLPKWKILLYLVSAFLLSVGTGSVLLPAFKYLVEHSRFFMSVLYLVSYFPKLVVFGFYSITTLVYLFFFYQYERKRYLTYLQKTLTEYIQLAAEGKAPSIELFGQSEFQSYFEGIQKIIAKSEQAIKEVKKAEQVKNELVTNVAHDLRSPLTSIVGYLELINSDGYRDEVELRYYIQIIHKKAKSLHSLIDDIFDYTYMQNEHFNIQKDLVNLEEMLNQLAVLSRVQFVDADMEFRLFSSATSPIVLGDGGKLARVFENLIQNAIRYGSDGKYLDVYLRETDQTVEIDIVNYGRQAIPPSDLSHIFERFYRVEKSRSQFTGGSGLGLAISKSIIDLHQGEIIAMSTPGRTAFTIKLLKKW from the coding sequence TTGAATCTGCTAAAATTTTTGCCGAAATGGAAGATTTTACTCTATCTAGTATCCGCTTTTCTATTATCAGTTGGAACGGGTTCAGTTCTTTTGCCAGCATTTAAGTACTTAGTGGAACATTCTAGATTTTTTATGAGCGTACTTTACCTTGTATCTTATTTTCCTAAATTAGTAGTCTTTGGCTTCTATAGTATCACCACATTGGTTTATTTATTCTTCTTTTATCAATACGAGCGAAAACGATATCTAACATATCTTCAAAAAACATTGACAGAGTATATTCAACTTGCAGCAGAAGGGAAAGCTCCATCAATCGAGTTGTTTGGTCAATCCGAATTCCAATCATACTTTGAAGGGATTCAAAAAATAATTGCTAAATCAGAACAGGCCATAAAGGAAGTGAAAAAAGCGGAACAAGTGAAAAATGAACTTGTGACAAATGTTGCCCATGATTTAAGATCACCACTTACTTCGATTGTTGGTTATTTAGAACTGATTAACAGTGATGGCTATCGTGACGAGGTGGAGTTGCGCTATTATATCCAAATCATTCATAAGAAAGCTAAGAGTTTGCATTCATTAATTGATGATATTTTTGACTATACGTATATGCAAAATGAACATTTCAACATCCAAAAGGACCTCGTAAATCTAGAAGAAATGCTAAATCAACTCGCTGTTCTATCTAGAGTACAATTCGTTGATGCCGACATGGAATTCAGACTATTTTCTTCGGCAACAAGTCCAATTGTTTTAGGCGACGGAGGGAAATTGGCTCGAGTATTCGAAAATCTTATCCAAAACGCCATCCGATATGGTAGTGACGGTAAATATTTAGACGTGTATCTTAGAGAAACGGATCAAACCGTCGAGATAGATATTGTCAACTATGGCAGGCAAGCGATTCCACCCTCTGATCTTTCGCATATTTTTGAACGATTTTATCGTGTAGAAAAGTCACGATCACAATTTACTGGAGGCTCAGGGCTAGGACTAGCTATTTCAAAAAGCATTATCGATCTCCACCAAGGAGAGATTATAGCCATGAGCACACCGGGAAGAACTGCTTTTACAATAAAGCTTTTAAAGAAGTGGTAA
- a CDS encoding Zn-dependent hydrolase, with the protein MKKIKLYSPEFERVLKNLQLENLSLSPELKEKVIEIVNSGIQISPDTIKEALDHGKIQ; encoded by the coding sequence ATGAAAAAAATTAAATTATATTCTCCTGAATTTGAACGGGTATTAAAAAATCTACAGCTCGAAAATCTATCTTTATCACCTGAACTCAAAGAAAAGGTAATAGAAATTGTAAACTCAGGCATTCAAATCTCTCCAGATACTATTAAGGAAGCATTGGATCATGGGAAAATACAATGA
- a CDS encoding YdcF family protein: MKKSMKFWLGAILIFILLIVSGYYWLGAEIEKGSTPIADGSNDYVIVLGAKVRPNGEPSLSLKSRLDVAIDYLEEYEHVQVIVSGGQGHDEPGTEASVMANYLMDAGISPLRIQLEENSTSTYENLLYSKEFLPEGVTEVTIISNDFHLTRAKYLANVVGLEADVLGAPTPRSVKTQSLIRERLALLKTYIFGK; encoded by the coding sequence ATGAAAAAATCTATGAAATTTTGGTTAGGTGCCATTTTAATATTTATTCTCTTAATCGTTTCGGGTTATTACTGGCTAGGTGCTGAAATTGAAAAAGGTTCAACGCCGATTGCGGATGGTTCGAATGATTATGTCATTGTTCTTGGTGCGAAAGTGAGACCAAACGGGGAGCCGTCCCTTTCTTTAAAAAGTCGGTTAGATGTGGCGATTGATTATCTTGAGGAGTATGAACACGTACAGGTGATTGTTTCAGGTGGACAGGGGCATGATGAACCAGGTACAGAAGCTTCCGTGATGGCGAATTATTTAATGGATGCTGGGATTAGTCCATTGCGCATTCAGCTTGAAGAAAACTCAACCTCTACTTACGAAAATCTACTTTACTCGAAGGAGTTTCTTCCAGAAGGTGTAACGGAAGTAACCATTATTTCCAACGATTTCCATCTCACTCGAGCGAAATACTTAGCAAATGTTGTTGGTTTGGAAGCGGATGTGTTAGGGGCGCCAACGCCTAGAAGTGTAAAGACCCAATCCTTGATCCGAGAACGACTTGCTTTGTTGAAAACTTATATTTTTGGGAAATAA
- a CDS encoding MerR family transcriptional regulator translates to MTVEKKYSIGEFAKLTGITERTLRHYDQIGLLKPSEYTEYGHRKYNNQSIRQLQEILVLKFLDLSLEEISEYLKQPEQDFSKTLVTQAKMLEEKRQQIEKVLQAIALVQSTVSGSEIVDYDSILVLIHALKNEEARNRWVHEHESDSVLNKLHSVTVQPEIETEMATWTSKMKRLIQEGKTPDDPEVLKHTEAMVSVMKTVVEPHLDEEVQKQLLDHDGSFEEPNPYLFPNAFNKEEETFMEQVIEEFIKSKVAHKWYEKQ, encoded by the coding sequence ATGACAGTGGAGAAAAAATACTCTATTGGTGAATTTGCAAAACTGACAGGAATTACGGAACGCACGCTTAGACATTATGATCAGATTGGGCTATTGAAACCTTCGGAATACACGGAATATGGACACCGGAAGTATAACAACCAATCGATTAGGCAACTACAGGAAATATTAGTACTAAAATTTTTGGATTTGTCACTGGAGGAAATCTCTGAATATTTGAAGCAACCTGAGCAGGATTTTTCGAAGACATTGGTCACTCAGGCAAAAATGCTGGAGGAAAAACGGCAACAAATTGAGAAGGTTTTACAAGCTATTGCCCTCGTTCAAAGTACTGTTTCAGGATCAGAAATCGTTGATTATGATTCGATACTTGTACTCATTCATGCGTTGAAAAATGAAGAGGCACGAAATCGCTGGGTACATGAGCATGAGTCCGATTCGGTGTTGAATAAGTTACACTCGGTCACGGTGCAACCTGAAATCGAAACGGAAATGGCCACGTGGACGAGTAAAATGAAGCGACTAATTCAAGAAGGAAAAACACCTGATGATCCTGAAGTGCTTAAACATACCGAAGCGATGGTGTCGGTTATGAAGACTGTCGTCGAACCCCATTTAGACGAAGAAGTGCAGAAACAGCTTTTGGATCATGATGGTTCTTTTGAAGAGCCGAACCCTTATTTATTCCCAAACGCTTTTAACAAAGAAGAAGAGACGTTTATGGAACAGGTTATTGAAGAATTCATTAAAAGTAAAGTAGCTCACAAATGGTACGAAAAACAGTAA
- a CDS encoding aldose epimerase family protein: MERAITQKRFGQVNGQDVIQTVMHNGSGMRFASCTYGATITEIAVPNRDGLVENVVCSFGRVEDYVTQTQFFGSTIGPFAGRLENSELVINGQSLHVTPNEGKHLLHGGSAGFHAKFWDVQTFQEEDRLTTKYSLTYDEEFPGELQLEVCFSLLETNEMVVNYSGVSSENTLLNMTNHSYFNLSGNLKETIHAHTLKMNAQRYIPINEEGLPLGKPLDVTGTVFDFTQGKALSGVIGATEEQVNLASGGLDHPFLLEEGVIVLADEKSGRQLTVVTQEPAVVVYTGNKIGSGYSFKEAIAQNFLGICLEEQNVPNSSKYPHYPSSLLEKGARYSKTTRYKFEVR, encoded by the coding sequence ATGGAAAGAGCAATTACACAAAAGCGATTCGGTCAAGTAAATGGACAGGACGTTATACAGACGGTTATGCACAATGGGAGTGGGATGCGTTTTGCTAGTTGTACATATGGTGCAACCATTACAGAAATTGCGGTGCCAAATCGTGATGGGTTAGTCGAAAATGTGGTATGTAGCTTTGGACGAGTGGAGGATTATGTGACACAGACGCAATTTTTCGGCTCAACGATTGGCCCATTTGCTGGACGACTTGAAAATAGTGAATTGGTCATAAATGGGCAGTCACTTCATGTAACGCCAAACGAAGGGAAGCATCTGTTACATGGGGGTAGTGCGGGTTTCCATGCGAAATTTTGGGATGTCCAAACGTTTCAGGAAGAGGATCGTTTAACGACGAAATATTCTTTAACGTATGATGAGGAATTTCCAGGTGAGTTACAACTAGAGGTATGCTTTTCGTTGCTGGAAACGAATGAGATGGTCGTAAACTATAGTGGGGTTAGCAGTGAGAATACGCTGCTGAATATGACGAATCATAGTTATTTCAATTTATCAGGCAATTTAAAGGAAACGATCCATGCCCATACGTTGAAAATGAATGCGCAACGCTATATTCCCATTAATGAAGAAGGTTTACCACTAGGCAAGCCATTGGACGTCACAGGTACGGTATTTGACTTTACGCAAGGAAAAGCATTATCGGGAGTAATTGGTGCTACTGAGGAACAGGTGAACTTAGCAAGTGGCGGTTTAGACCACCCGTTTTTACTCGAAGAAGGCGTGATTGTATTGGCTGATGAGAAAAGCGGGCGTCAGCTCACTGTTGTAACCCAGGAGCCTGCTGTCGTCGTTTATACAGGTAACAAAATCGGTTCTGGTTATTCCTTTAAGGAAGCTATAGCACAAAACTTCTTAGGGATTTGTTTAGAGGAACAAAATGTCCCGAATAGTAGCAAATACCCTCACTACCCAAGCTCGCTCTTAGAAAAAGGCGCGCGATATTCAAAAACAACTAGGTATAAATTTGAGGTTAGATAG
- a CDS encoding M15 family metallopeptidase: MTRLFNQKNTLLFPLLLALLLLLSACSNSSSSSNDEVDTVDSDTEDLKSVSADPQETFELPEPIEQDSAPEPKPYEGDLELPVIGATGFTSVQLELKDAASKDSKTVQLLEAGTAFEILQEDGDWWFIQNEDLTGWVLHKYCFINLPDVIPSIIYNNTNTYSAKYVSSGKSIPNITGETLYQGKTFNKRLGKEEFIVPVLYSMSKKIHLAQAYALEDGNSLVIYEGYRPYSTQQAIVNELTKLATVDFEVAAGISTSPWSINWFIATSVSNHQVGYAIDVSLAKVHSKEEIVIGDYAGIEITDYTEYTMPTAMHELSLASATFQTPVSSTSPTAWKHVQLAEKMNEAAINLQTYNTKAGLTPLASEWWHFNDLDAFNEVKDNSSNGGYILTEIYSEIPSTQSDLQEEN, from the coding sequence ATGACAAGATTATTTAATCAAAAAAATACTCTATTATTTCCACTTCTGTTGGCATTGCTTTTATTACTATCTGCCTGTTCAAATTCAAGTTCAAGTTCTAATGACGAAGTGGATACTGTAGATTCCGATACGGAAGATTTAAAAAGTGTATCAGCAGATCCTCAAGAAACGTTTGAGCTACCCGAGCCTATTGAACAAGATTCCGCTCCTGAACCAAAGCCTTACGAAGGAGATCTGGAATTGCCAGTCATCGGTGCAACAGGATTTACTTCCGTTCAGTTAGAGTTAAAGGACGCTGCAAGTAAAGATTCAAAAACAGTTCAACTACTTGAAGCAGGTACAGCATTCGAGATTCTGCAAGAGGATGGCGACTGGTGGTTCATACAAAATGAAGATTTAACTGGATGGGTACTGCACAAGTATTGCTTTATCAATTTACCCGATGTAATTCCATCTATTATTTATAATAATACAAATACTTATTCTGCCAAGTATGTTTCTTCAGGTAAATCAATACCAAATATTACAGGAGAAACACTTTACCAAGGTAAAACGTTCAATAAGCGACTCGGGAAAGAAGAATTCATTGTTCCGGTTTTATATTCCATGTCTAAAAAGATCCATCTTGCTCAAGCATACGCCCTAGAAGATGGGAACTCATTGGTCATCTACGAGGGGTATCGTCCTTATTCAACACAACAAGCAATTGTCAATGAATTAACGAAATTAGCTACGGTCGATTTCGAGGTTGCTGCAGGGATCAGTACATCACCCTGGTCGATCAATTGGTTTATTGCCACAAGCGTCTCCAATCATCAAGTTGGGTATGCGATCGATGTAAGTTTAGCAAAAGTTCACTCAAAAGAGGAGATTGTGATTGGAGATTATGCTGGTATTGAAATTACTGATTATACAGAGTATACAATGCCTACAGCAATGCATGAACTAAGCTTAGCTTCCGCTACATTCCAAACACCGGTCTCATCAACTTCTCCAACTGCTTGGAAACATGTACAATTAGCTGAGAAAATGAACGAAGCAGCCATCAATCTGCAAACTTACAATACAAAAGCAGGACTCACACCTTTGGCTTCTGAATGGTGGCATTTTAATGATTTAGATGCGTTCAATGAAGTGAAGGACAATAGTAGCAATGGAGGGTATATTTTAACGGAAATCTATAGTGAAATACCTTCTACACAAAGCGATTTGCAAGAAGAAAATTAG
- a CDS encoding response regulator transcription factor codes for MTRILIVDDDRQIAELIEVYLKNEGYQTDIASDGEIAFGMLERTSFDLIILDIMMPNMDGLELCQKVRQESHIPILMVSAKVGDMDKIFGLTTGGDDYLTKPFNPLELTARVKALLRRANYQFQGMAEDVIRVGVLVIDKKSHLVTVEGNIIKLTGREFDILCLLAQNSGRVYGSQEIFEKVWKEPGEGANRTVMVHISNLRDKLEAAIPGESIIQTVWGVGYKIEG; via the coding sequence ATGACGAGAATCCTAATTGTGGATGATGATCGACAAATTGCTGAGTTAATCGAAGTATATTTGAAAAACGAAGGCTACCAAACTGATATCGCTTCAGATGGGGAGATAGCTTTTGGAATGCTGGAACGTACCTCTTTTGACCTCATCATATTAGACATTATGATGCCGAACATGGATGGGCTTGAGCTTTGTCAAAAAGTGAGACAAGAAAGTCACATCCCTATTTTGATGGTGAGCGCAAAAGTGGGGGATATGGATAAAATCTTCGGTTTAACGACAGGTGGCGATGATTATTTGACCAAACCGTTCAATCCGTTAGAGTTAACTGCTAGAGTAAAAGCGTTGTTGCGGAGGGCGAATTATCAGTTTCAAGGAATGGCTGAGGATGTTATTCGTGTTGGTGTATTAGTGATCGATAAGAAAAGTCATTTAGTCACTGTCGAAGGGAATATCATTAAACTAACTGGACGGGAATTCGATATTTTATGTTTACTCGCTCAAAATAGTGGACGCGTGTATGGCTCACAAGAGATATTCGAAAAGGTATGGAAAGAACCCGGGGAAGGGGCAAACAGAACGGTCATGGTTCATATTAGTAATTTGCGAGATAAACTAGAAGCTGCCATACCTGGTGAGTCAATCATTCAAACGGTGTGGGGAGTGGGATATAAAATTGAAGGATAA
- a CDS encoding helix-turn-helix domain-containing protein — translation MIGMNIRVLRKRHKLSQEQLAEKVDVSRQTIAKWENGEALPDIYKCKLLSEIFEVTVDQLSSNLDEEEVSNLSPKGKQFFGVVKVGERGQIVIPKQAREMYGIHAGDKLVVLGDDATKGIAVLKTEGFLEFAEMIRNAELKDESNE, via the coding sequence ATGATCGGTATGAATATTCGTGTTTTACGTAAGAGGCATAAACTTAGTCAAGAACAGTTGGCAGAGAAGGTAGACGTTTCACGGCAGACGATTGCAAAGTGGGAAAATGGCGAAGCATTACCGGATATTTATAAATGTAAGTTGCTTAGTGAAATTTTCGAGGTAACGGTTGATCAATTATCAAGCAATTTAGATGAAGAAGAAGTTAGCAATCTCAGTCCTAAAGGGAAGCAGTTCTTTGGTGTTGTGAAGGTTGGTGAGCGCGGCCAGATAGTTATTCCAAAACAGGCACGTGAAATGTATGGAATTCATGCAGGGGATAAGTTGGTCGTTTTGGGGGATGATGCGACAAAAGGAATTGCCGTCTTAAAAACGGAAGGCTTCCTAGAATTTGCAGAAATGATCCGAAATGCAGAATTAAAGGATGAGAGCAATGAGTAA
- a CDS encoding IS1182 family transposase: MMTKNHNHERDQIEMITIDQLVPQDHLVRKLEAAIDFSFIYPLVEPLYSTLGRPSVDPVVLIKMTFVQYVFGIRSMRQTIKEIETNMAYRWFLGFGFHSEVPHFSTFGKNYERRFQDTDIFEQIFYHILKEIADKGLLSADHVFIDSTHVKASANKRKFEKKMVRKETRAYEAKLQEELNQDRINRGKKPFSPDKFEKEEMKEIKESTTDPESGYYVKDERTKQFAYSFHAAADRYGFILGTIVTPGNVHDSHMLQPLVEKVMEKVKKPLAVAADAAYKTPAITKFLFDQDIQPVLPYTRPKTKDGFLRKHDYVYDEYYDSYLCPEGQELKYSTTTKEGKRQYKSNPTQCATCPLLAQCTNSKDHRKVIERHIWEHHVEEADHLRHQNDIKQIYARRKETIERVFADAKEKHGMRWTTLRGIKKLSMQAMLTFAAMNLKKLANWTWQAPKIV; this comes from the coding sequence ATGATGACGAAAAACCACAATCATGAACGTGATCAAATTGAGATGATAACTATTGATCAACTTGTGCCTCAAGACCATCTGGTCAGAAAACTTGAAGCGGCGATTGATTTTTCTTTCATCTATCCACTAGTGGAACCATTGTACTCTACATTAGGTCGACCTAGTGTCGACCCAGTTGTATTAATAAAGATGACTTTTGTTCAATATGTATTTGGAATCCGTTCAATGCGTCAAACAATAAAAGAAATTGAAACAAATATGGCTTATCGTTGGTTTCTAGGATTTGGATTTCATTCAGAAGTACCTCACTTTTCTACCTTCGGTAAAAATTATGAACGTCGTTTTCAAGATACTGATATTTTTGAACAGATTTTCTATCACATACTTAAAGAAATTGCTGATAAAGGTTTACTAAGTGCTGACCATGTTTTCATTGATTCAACTCATGTCAAAGCGAGTGCGAATAAACGTAAATTTGAAAAGAAAATGGTACGTAAAGAGACTCGTGCATATGAAGCTAAACTTCAAGAAGAATTAAATCAAGATAGAATTAATCGTGGAAAGAAACCATTTTCACCAGATAAATTTGAAAAAGAAGAGATGAAGGAGATTAAAGAAAGTACAACAGACCCTGAAAGTGGCTACTATGTAAAAGATGAAAGGACTAAGCAGTTTGCTTACTCATTTCATGCAGCGGCAGATCGATATGGGTTTATACTCGGAACTATTGTGACACCTGGTAATGTTCATGATAGTCATATGCTTCAGCCACTTGTTGAAAAGGTAATGGAAAAAGTAAAAAAGCCACTTGCTGTTGCTGCCGATGCTGCTTATAAAACGCCTGCGATAACTAAATTCTTATTCGACCAAGATATTCAACCTGTACTTCCGTATACACGTCCCAAAACTAAGGACGGATTTTTACGCAAACATGATTATGTATATGATGAGTACTATGACTCCTATCTTTGCCCTGAAGGGCAAGAACTTAAATACTCAACTACGACCAAAGAAGGTAAACGCCAATATAAATCAAACCCAACTCAATGTGCAACTTGTCCTTTACTTGCCCAATGTACTAATAGTAAGGATCATCGAAAAGTAATTGAACGACATATTTGGGAACATCATGTAGAGGAAGCGGATCATCTTCGTCATCAAAACGATATTAAACAAATATATGCGAGACGTAAAGAAACGATTGAACGTGTCTTTGCAGATGCAAAAGAAAAGCATGGTATGCGATGGACAACCCTACGGGGAATTAAAAAATTGTCTATGCAGGCGATGCTAACTTTTGCTGCCATGAATTTAAAGAAGCTTGCCAATTGGACATGGCAAGCACCAAAAATCGTCTGA
- a CDS encoding macrolide family glycosyltransferase: protein MSKIVFFSIPAHGHTNPTIPVVAELTKKGHQVWYYSFLEFQQKIEDASATFIACDEFLPKVSQEELDRKAGKDFAALIEMAADMTIALEEKVCRELKEIQPDCIVSDSLCIWGKLFAKKLGIPYICSTTSFAFNKQTAKLMKQSLSEVWKMIVGMPRIHKKVKLLNDHGYRVENFVSLIENDNETDTIVYTSKEFQPLAETFSEHYAFVGPSIRKFAPVQNDHKTKKLIYISLGTVLNQNMDFYQNCMKAFSNTNYEVVMSVGDKTDISSFGSIPHNIIVKNTVDQISILQKADVFITHCGMNSTNESLYFGVPMVMFPLHGEQKMVAQRVFELGAGLKLKKLNPKMLAITVAEVLTNPSYKNCARKLSESFKRAGGGKEAANVILDKIS from the coding sequence ATGAGTAAAATTGTATTTTTCTCGATACCGGCCCATGGTCATACGAACCCAACAATTCCAGTCGTCGCAGAATTAACAAAGAAAGGGCATCAAGTCTGGTATTATTCCTTTCTCGAATTTCAACAAAAAATAGAAGACGCTAGTGCGACCTTTATAGCCTGTGATGAATTTTTACCAAAAGTGTCACAAGAAGAATTGGATCGTAAAGCAGGTAAAGATTTTGCAGCACTAATTGAAATGGCAGCTGATATGACGATTGCCTTAGAAGAGAAGGTTTGCAGAGAACTGAAGGAAATTCAACCCGATTGCATCGTATCTGATTCTTTATGTATTTGGGGAAAACTATTTGCCAAGAAACTTGGAATTCCATATATTTGTTCAACTACTTCCTTTGCCTTTAATAAACAGACCGCAAAGTTAATGAAGCAAAGTCTCTCGGAAGTTTGGAAAATGATTGTGGGCATGCCAAGGATTCATAAAAAAGTAAAACTTTTAAACGATCATGGGTATCGTGTAGAGAATTTTGTATCGCTAATTGAAAATGATAATGAAACAGATACGATTGTATACACGTCAAAAGAATTCCAGCCATTAGCAGAAACCTTCTCAGAACACTATGCTTTTGTTGGACCATCCATAAGGAAGTTTGCACCTGTACAAAATGATCATAAAACGAAAAAGTTAATTTACATCTCTCTCGGAACGGTACTCAATCAAAATATGGATTTTTATCAAAACTGTATGAAAGCATTCTCCAATACAAACTATGAGGTAGTTATGTCAGTGGGTGATAAAACGGACATTTCATCATTTGGGTCCATTCCGCACAATATCATAGTGAAAAACACTGTAGATCAAATCTCCATATTACAGAAAGCAGATGTATTTATTACCCATTGCGGGATGAATAGCACGAATGAAAGTCTCTATTTTGGTGTACCTATGGTGATGTTTCCGCTACATGGCGAACAAAAAATGGTGGCACAGCGAGTTTTTGAGCTTGGTGCTGGTCTAAAACTGAAAAAATTAAATCCAAAGATGCTAGCAATTACTGTAGCTGAAGTACTCACTAATCCGTCCTATAAAAATTGCGCACGGAAACTATCAGAAAGCTTTAAAAGAGCTGGTGGTGGCAAAGAGGCAGCTAATGTGATTCTTGATAAAATTTCATAA
- a CDS encoding pentapeptide repeat-containing protein → MGLKVEKIDLRGSDISGSKWQEVKAEGLEIDNVILANSKLTNVNLSKIVMNDVNMGGSKLSNANLSGIGIQHANFSNAIIDHVHLFGTEFHNVVFPVEGDGNFDRNGEYKPTSFQNCDLSRGQLINCNLSNMELIDCDISGLKINGILIEELIKNK, encoded by the coding sequence ATGGGACTAAAAGTTGAAAAAATAGATTTAAGAGGGTCAGATATTTCTGGCTCAAAGTGGCAAGAAGTTAAGGCAGAGGGATTGGAAATTGACAATGTTATTTTGGCAAATTCAAAGCTTACTAACGTCAATTTGAGTAAAATAGTAATGAATGATGTAAATATGGGTGGAAGTAAACTATCAAACGCTAATCTATCTGGGATAGGAATTCAACACGCAAACTTTAGTAATGCAATAATTGATCATGTCCATTTATTTGGCACAGAATTTCATAACGTAGTTTTTCCAGTAGAAGGAGATGGGAATTTTGATCGCAATGGTGAATATAAGCCTACCAGCTTTCAAAATTGTGATTTATCAAGAGGGCAATTGATAAATTGTAATTTATCAAATATGGAGTTGATAGATTGTGATATTAGTGGACTAAAGATTAATGGAATACTAATAGAGGAGTTAATTAAAAATAAATAG
- a CDS encoding TraX family protein has product MLLTNTNMLQREMTSTQLKYIAIILMFFDHLFAMFLDQSSLEGALSRIPGRVVAPIMCYLIAEGFFYTSNVHKYIKRLLIFSVISHFPYVLYFDITWWRGTSVFWSLTLGLVALAVVKNNKNPLYLKVLAVIVCCILAVPADWYYIGVLWIVFFGIFRGDIGKQLLSFAVIGIFLHVVHSVYDYGWLWLNQLGMFLAVPLLLLYKGKQGRKSKFLKWGFYIFYPFHLLLLYYIYIIINA; this is encoded by the coding sequence ATGCTGCTTACAAACACAAATATGTTACAAAGAGAAATGACTTCCACTCAGTTGAAATATATTGCGATTATTCTCATGTTTTTTGATCACCTATTTGCAATGTTTCTAGACCAAAGTAGTTTAGAGGGCGCTCTGTCTCGCATACCTGGCAGAGTTGTAGCACCGATTATGTGTTATTTAATTGCCGAGGGATTCTTTTATACATCGAATGTCCATAAATACATTAAAAGGTTACTGATTTTTTCTGTTATTTCACATTTTCCATATGTCCTTTATTTTGATATCACATGGTGGAGAGGAACGAGTGTTTTTTGGTCCTTAACTTTAGGGTTAGTCGCATTAGCGGTGGTGAAAAACAACAAAAATCCACTTTACTTAAAAGTACTTGCAGTGATTGTATGTTGCATACTTGCTGTTCCTGCTGATTGGTATTATATTGGCGTATTATGGATTGTGTTCTTTGGGATATTTAGGGGAGATATAGGGAAGCAATTGCTTAGCTTTGCGGTTATAGGCATTTTCCTCCATGTTGTCCATTCAGTATATGATTATGGTTGGTTGTGGTTAAATCAACTAGGAATGTTTTTAGCTGTTCCGTTATTATTACTGTACAAAGGAAAACAAGGTAGAAAATCCAAATTTTTAAAGTGGGGATTCTATATCTTTTATCCGTTCCATCTATTATTATTATATTATATTTATATAATAATTAACGCATAA
- a CDS encoding response regulator transcription factor, translated as MSKIVIVEDTKTIREELKTFLTRYGYEVVAPTNFEHILNEIMKEQPDCILLDINLPVFDGYYICREIRKNSDVPIVIVTSRDDEMDELMSMNLGADDFITKPYNTQILLARIESILRRVQGAGTREILAYHDLKVNLSNGSLTYKEKTVELTKNELKILSCLIKNKGKIVSRDDLMDFMWNSDIFVDDNNLSVNVTRLRKKLEGVGMKDNIETRRGLGYILP; from the coding sequence ATGTCAAAAATCGTGATTGTTGAAGATACGAAAACGATAAGAGAAGAGCTAAAAACTTTTTTGACCAGATATGGCTATGAGGTCGTTGCTCCCACAAACTTTGAACATATCCTAAATGAGATAATGAAAGAACAACCTGATTGTATCCTTTTAGATATTAACCTACCCGTTTTTGATGGATACTACATTTGCAGAGAAATTAGAAAAAATTCCGATGTACCGATTGTCATTGTGACGAGTAGAGATGATGAAATGGACGAGCTGATGAGCATGAATTTAGGTGCGGATGATTTTATTACCAAACCATATAATACCCAAATTCTATTGGCGAGAATTGAATCGATATTAAGGAGAGTTCAAGGAGCAGGTACTCGAGAAATACTTGCTTACCATGATTTAAAGGTGAATTTATCCAACGGTTCGCTTACCTATAAAGAGAAAACGGTGGAGCTAACAAAAAATGAACTAAAAATTTTGTCCTGCTTGATAAAAAATAAAGGCAAGATTGTATCAAGAGATGATTTAATGGACTTTATGTGGAACTCAGATATATTTGTCGATGATAATAACTTATCTGTAAATGTTACTAGACTTCGAAAGAAGCTTGAAGGAGTAGGGATGAAGGACAATATCGAAACAAGACGTGGACTAGGGTATATTCTACCATGA